The following proteins are co-located in the Tautonia marina genome:
- a CDS encoding copper homeostasis protein CutC — MPQVTVEICVEGLASALAAGAGGADRVELCEHLAVGGVTPSAGAIAVACQSLKIPVHVLIRPKAGDFVVSDLEFQAMRHDVATARSLGAAGVVLGILNPDGTVDEARTAVLITEARPMTVTFHRAFDQVPDPVQALESLITLGVDRVLTSGQAESARAGRVRLGELHSRAAGRIIVLAGGKIQDDDFPALTAMGLHELHVGSAACESGKTEVQAVRRIMHAAALCSRS, encoded by the coding sequence ATGCCCCAGGTGACCGTCGAGATCTGCGTGGAGGGGCTCGCCTCGGCGCTGGCTGCCGGAGCGGGAGGCGCCGATCGCGTGGAGCTTTGTGAACATTTGGCAGTCGGTGGCGTGACTCCGTCCGCCGGTGCCATTGCAGTGGCCTGCCAATCGCTGAAGATTCCCGTTCATGTGCTCATTCGACCGAAGGCTGGAGACTTCGTCGTCTCCGACCTGGAATTTCAGGCCATGCGGCACGATGTTGCGACTGCCCGATCCCTGGGAGCCGCTGGGGTCGTGCTGGGCATTCTCAACCCCGATGGAACGGTGGATGAGGCGCGAACCGCCGTACTGATCACCGAGGCGAGACCGATGACCGTGACCTTTCATCGAGCCTTCGATCAGGTTCCGGACCCAGTCCAAGCCCTGGAATCACTGATCACCCTCGGGGTCGATCGGGTCTTGACCTCCGGGCAGGCGGAGTCGGCGCGAGCGGGAAGAGTTCGGCTGGGCGAACTTCATTCCCGAGCGGCAGGACGGATCATTGTGCTGGCGGGAGGGAAGATCCAGGATGACGATTTCCCCGCCTTGACGGCGATGGGGCTTCACGAGCTTCATGTCGGTTCCGCCGCGTGTGAGTCCGGGAAGACTGAGGTTCAGGCGGTCCGTCGGATCATGCACGCGGCGGCCTTGTGCTCACGATCATGA
- a CDS encoding AMP nucleosidase, with amino-acid sequence MKTKVEIVRDWLPRYTGRPIEQFGRYVLLTNFLQYVELFAQRFGAEIVGRDRPMQSAVAENLTILNFGMGSAMAATVMDLLSAIEPKAVLFLGKCGGLKKTKVGDFVLPIAAIRGEGTSNDYIPPEIPALPSFRLQRAVSSTIVRHNRDYWTGTVYTTNRRVWEHDSAFKSYLRKTRALGIDMETATIFIVGFVNHIPKGALLLVSDNPMTPEGVKSSRSDRSVSEKYVIPHLEIGIDALIELRDSGESVKHLRFE; translated from the coding sequence GTGAAGACCAAAGTTGAGATCGTTCGAGACTGGTTACCTCGCTATACGGGACGCCCGATCGAGCAATTCGGGCGTTATGTTCTGCTCACAAACTTCCTTCAGTATGTTGAACTGTTTGCGCAGCGGTTTGGTGCCGAAATTGTGGGGCGTGATCGACCCATGCAATCGGCCGTGGCCGAGAATCTGACGATTCTCAACTTCGGCATGGGTAGCGCGATGGCCGCGACGGTCATGGACCTTCTCTCGGCAATCGAGCCGAAGGCGGTGCTCTTTCTGGGAAAGTGCGGTGGATTGAAGAAAACCAAGGTCGGGGATTTTGTGCTCCCGATTGCAGCGATTCGGGGAGAAGGGACGAGCAACGACTACATCCCCCCGGAAATCCCCGCCCTGCCCTCCTTCCGGCTCCAACGTGCGGTGTCCTCGACCATTGTTCGACACAACCGAGACTACTGGACCGGGACCGTTTACACGACCAATCGGCGTGTCTGGGAGCATGACTCCGCCTTCAAATCGTATCTGCGCAAGACCAGGGCACTCGGGATTGACATGGAAACCGCAACGATCTTTATCGTTGGGTTTGTCAATCATATTCCCAAAGGAGCACTTTTGCTCGTGTCGGATAACCCGATGACTCCCGAAGGGGTGAAGTCGTCTCGGAGTGATCGAAGCGTTTCCGAGAAATACGTCATTCCCCACCTGGAGATCGGAATTGATGCCTTGATCGAACTTCGCGATTCCGGTGAATCGGTCAAGCACCTTCGTTTCGAGTGA
- a CDS encoding porin has translation MPNTDWSRSVWFALCLGSVLPMTRSAVAQEAPEFPSAAEQSAGAENTDDLAERVRRLEELNRRLLEQYDAVLSREAERDQRYQDLEARYRGLLDRLDEPTDDLVRPADTSVLRSAEEPDPFAEAEADETLDRVIVGPGRAFPIFAPGTEPRLLGKVGEGFELFTPDEELSLSVRVLNQVDFKAFAPGDLDPATSGLYLPRTRFYLAGHLTRPIEYEVSFQRSLEGVLDLLDGFVNFRFNEGFQIKFGRSIVPYSFDWYDHLEPYFITPERSLYPMNFGLSRQAGLMAWGYLRDGRLEYAVGGFSGGTLGIADINSTREAVGYLNWRPFLTSERFPRLRYLNLGGSLAGGLTVRDNEERPMPLRTSIQATENSREASAASISFLDFEEDVRSFGERYQGALHLAYYGGGWSFESEVQAGRYQFEKLGSPRRATVPVIGYHVTAARFLTGEEPHARTTIVPLRPFSPSRGLYGPGALEVFARISQLQLGREVFEYELADPDHWTRDIVMTDIGFNWYANRYVKFYFDWQRSMFGSPVLLNERTGTRRNSSDLFWIRCQIWF, from the coding sequence GTGCCGAACACCGACTGGAGTCGATCCGTCTGGTTCGCACTCTGCCTCGGATCGGTCTTGCCGATGACGAGATCGGCGGTCGCACAGGAGGCCCCCGAATTTCCCTCCGCGGCAGAACAATCCGCAGGAGCGGAGAACACGGACGATCTGGCCGAACGCGTGCGACGGCTCGAAGAACTTAACCGCCGCCTCCTTGAGCAATACGACGCCGTCTTGAGTCGCGAGGCGGAACGAGATCAACGCTACCAGGACCTCGAAGCGCGGTATCGCGGCCTCCTGGATCGGCTAGACGAACCAACCGACGACCTCGTGCGACCGGCTGACACATCCGTGTTGCGGTCGGCCGAGGAACCCGACCCGTTCGCCGAGGCCGAGGCCGACGAGACACTTGATCGAGTCATCGTAGGCCCCGGTCGTGCGTTCCCAATCTTCGCTCCTGGAACCGAGCCCCGACTCCTCGGCAAGGTCGGCGAAGGGTTCGAGCTGTTCACCCCAGACGAAGAACTGAGTCTGAGCGTTCGGGTTCTCAATCAGGTGGATTTCAAAGCCTTTGCCCCCGGCGATCTCGACCCGGCGACGAGCGGGCTGTATCTCCCTCGAACGCGATTCTACCTCGCCGGTCATCTCACCCGGCCAATCGAATATGAAGTCTCCTTCCAGCGCAGTCTGGAAGGGGTGCTCGACCTGCTCGATGGCTTCGTGAATTTCCGGTTTAACGAAGGATTTCAGATCAAGTTTGGCCGATCGATCGTCCCCTACAGTTTTGACTGGTACGACCACCTCGAACCGTACTTCATCACCCCGGAACGATCCCTTTACCCCATGAACTTTGGTCTGTCTCGGCAGGCTGGTCTGATGGCATGGGGCTATCTCCGCGACGGACGCCTCGAATATGCCGTCGGGGGATTCTCCGGAGGAACGCTCGGGATTGCCGACATCAACTCCACCCGAGAAGCGGTGGGATACCTCAACTGGCGGCCCTTTCTCACTAGCGAACGATTCCCGAGGCTGCGCTATCTCAACCTGGGCGGCTCCTTGGCCGGGGGCCTGACGGTTCGGGACAACGAGGAACGCCCGATGCCGCTTCGGACCTCCATTCAAGCGACAGAAAACAGCCGGGAGGCCTCGGCCGCATCGATCAGCTTCCTCGATTTTGAGGAAGACGTTCGGTCGTTTGGAGAGCGATATCAGGGAGCGCTTCACCTGGCCTATTACGGAGGGGGATGGTCGTTTGAGTCGGAAGTGCAGGCAGGTCGCTATCAATTTGAAAAGCTTGGCTCACCTCGCCGAGCAACCGTTCCGGTGATCGGTTATCACGTGACCGCCGCTCGGTTCCTGACCGGCGAGGAACCGCACGCTCGCACCACTATCGTCCCGCTGCGTCCCTTCTCACCGAGTCGGGGTCTCTATGGTCCCGGCGCCCTCGAAGTCTTCGCTCGCATCAGCCAGTTGCAACTCGGACGCGAGGTGTTCGAGTACGAGCTTGCCGATCCCGACCACTGGACCCGAGACATCGTGATGACCGACATCGGATTCAACTGGTACGCAAATCGTTATGTCAAATTCTATTTCGACTGGCAGCGCTCCATGTTCGGTTCTCCGGTCCTGTTGAACGAACGCACCGGAACCCGCCGAAACAGCAGCGACCTGTTCTGGATCCGTTGTCAAATCTGGTTCTGA
- a CDS encoding DUF1501 domain-containing protein, translating into MAYRNGSDRNRNSRRTFLVASGMGVAGLQFGAPGLAIGRETEAAGRPPGSARSTILFFLCGGASHIDTWDMKPDAPAEFRGPFQPIATSAPGIRLCEHLPLLARQSHHLAVINSVGGSVSTNDHHAGYYYQLTGHQPDPTFLSMGNDRTPQPDDWPFMGSVVASRRPPHPNLTNAISLPHKPSQAPYTRPGQFAARIGVEHDPLYLIGDRETPLRFQVPALTLQADVNHPRLLARRALLDTIDDARRDLDQVSAVQTYSTHEEKALGLLASAGTSRAFNLLDEPEAVRARYGETTNGMSLLMARRLVEAGVPFITVFWLEDRSIANRCKSAGGWDTHGNNFNCLKEYLLPEFDRAVSGLLGDLHDRGLLDETLVMVTSEMGRKPQIGDPRSGGESGAGRDHWTHCMSVLLAGGGIQGGQTYGSSDRIAAYPADRPVTPADVTHTVYHAMGIHDLEATDRQGRPFSLLAEGAPIQSLF; encoded by the coding sequence ATGGCGTACAGAAACGGATCAGATCGAAATCGTAACTCGCGCAGAACGTTTCTCGTCGCCTCGGGCATGGGGGTCGCCGGTCTGCAATTCGGAGCCCCCGGTCTGGCCATCGGGCGAGAGACGGAAGCCGCCGGACGACCGCCAGGGTCCGCCCGCTCGACCATCCTGTTCTTCCTCTGCGGGGGTGCCTCACACATTGACACCTGGGATATGAAACCGGATGCCCCGGCCGAATTCCGAGGTCCGTTTCAACCCATCGCCACCTCTGCGCCCGGCATCCGGTTGTGTGAACACTTGCCCTTGCTGGCCAGGCAGTCGCATCACCTTGCGGTCATCAATTCGGTGGGCGGGTCCGTCTCCACCAACGATCATCATGCAGGCTACTATTATCAATTGACCGGGCATCAACCCGACCCGACGTTCCTGAGCATGGGGAACGATCGCACTCCGCAGCCCGATGACTGGCCATTCATGGGAAGCGTGGTCGCGTCTCGGCGCCCCCCTCATCCCAACCTGACCAACGCCATCTCGTTGCCTCACAAGCCAAGCCAAGCCCCCTATACACGCCCCGGCCAGTTCGCCGCCCGAATCGGCGTGGAACACGATCCGCTCTACCTGATAGGCGACCGTGAGACCCCCTTAAGGTTTCAAGTTCCGGCCCTCACCCTTCAGGCCGACGTGAACCACCCGCGACTGCTTGCCCGTCGAGCCCTGCTCGACACCATCGACGACGCTCGCCGCGACCTCGATCAGGTCAGTGCCGTCCAGACCTACTCCACCCACGAAGAGAAAGCCCTGGGCTTGCTCGCGTCTGCCGGAACCTCTCGCGCCTTCAACCTCCTCGACGAACCCGAAGCCGTTCGAGCCCGATACGGCGAGACGACCAACGGCATGAGCTTGCTCATGGCCCGCCGACTGGTCGAGGCCGGGGTGCCGTTCATTACTGTCTTCTGGCTCGAAGACCGCTCCATCGCCAACCGCTGCAAGAGTGCCGGCGGCTGGGACACCCATGGAAACAACTTCAATTGCTTGAAAGAATATCTTCTTCCCGAATTCGATCGGGCGGTCTCTGGCTTGCTGGGCGACTTGCACGATCGCGGCCTGCTCGACGAGACGTTGGTGATGGTCACCAGCGAGATGGGTCGCAAACCCCAGATCGGCGATCCCCGGTCGGGCGGTGAATCGGGCGCCGGGCGTGATCACTGGACCCACTGCATGAGCGTGCTCCTGGCCGGGGGTGGCATTCAAGGGGGACAGACGTATGGATCGAGCGACCGGATTGCCGCCTATCCGGCCGATCGGCCCGTCACGCCCGCCGATGTGACACACACGGTTTACCATGCCATGGGCATTCACGACCTGGAAGCGACCGATCGTCAAGGGCGCCCCTTCAGCCTCCTGGCCGAAGGGGCCCCCATCCAGAGCCTTTTCTGA
- a CDS encoding LamG-like jellyroll fold domain-containing protein: MRIRIVSMAVLALGIGASVRADDGASPSPPAPGLVDGRFGQALDARKGGTIAPADDRFEQRPLTVELWTQLLDREAGAVLLSHEAPTSGSHWELVILPESADLAFRAPGLSPAIVTADGPIGDGQWHHVALLLESNRVRVVVDGELRANEEVEDHPNAPPQRSGLAVGTRIEDRRPNAVLIDDVRISSGLRDVVTPPSTAFVTDEQTIVLWNYDESEAEYLARWTPGGETNQRGLPYPHKFGAYEFQEDPDWIDGRWQGTDKGPFVSHSTQIPQRQLGPKTFTLFLGPDRSTTAVFDLERCGIVAGMTQSTWKTDSMRFGLLRKPTLEGSLQSYVSPGKLWRTPPSDSHPDPQPVDPKNLDYQGLRLHENQVVLMSRVLGGTVIEACREARQGDVVAVARMLKVDGLSAPAWLTLAEWPVPADVWNEESLSFATATAEDGTAYAIAVRSDLGTTSLVVRGGDVCLPIGAGTEWSGEVFLWSGPAEQLEAVLAMARSTEAGEAIEELLKPGPRRWGDPIVTTGTIGADDGQSPYVIDTVTVPYENPFQALFFITAIDFFPDGSAAVATAHGDVWIVRGLDRDLQAVSWQRFATGLYQPLGLKVVNGSVIVLGRDQLTKLVDENEDGEADRYESFNHDLVIQGLDHAYAMRLETDIEGNYYFLKSGAGPHGSALIKVSADGSELSVVARGFRHPYGMGIGPDNQITVADNEGNWVPSSKIDLIREGGFYGYLAGAPEAPEGVVPDPPLCYIPKAADNSSGGQVWYTGDRWGDYHQNGMLHLSWGRCTLHAVLQEVVDGIHQAATVRFPGLTFLSGSGEAVFHPIDGQLYVVGLNGWQTGAAADGSLQRVRYTGRPIHMPAALQVYEDGLLLSFSEPIDAATAADVKRYRAEQWNYRWSSIYGSFHYSASDPARIGHDPVTIQSAEPQEDGRSVFLRIDGLKPIDQFWLSTDLVAEDQSPLRFDLYATIHALRASESRSP; encoded by the coding sequence ATGAGGATACGCATTGTGTCGATGGCCGTTCTCGCCCTGGGAATCGGGGCGTCGGTGAGGGCGGACGACGGTGCTTCGCCTTCGCCGCCGGCTCCGGGACTGGTCGATGGTCGCTTTGGTCAGGCGCTCGATGCCCGCAAGGGAGGGACCATTGCTCCGGCCGACGACCGCTTCGAACAGCGTCCGCTGACGGTCGAACTGTGGACACAATTGCTCGATCGCGAGGCCGGCGCGGTCTTGCTCTCCCATGAAGCACCGACGTCGGGGTCGCACTGGGAACTGGTGATCCTGCCCGAGTCGGCCGACCTGGCGTTCCGGGCTCCGGGCCTAAGCCCCGCGATCGTCACGGCCGATGGCCCCATCGGTGATGGCCAGTGGCATCATGTTGCCCTGTTACTCGAATCGAATCGGGTGCGGGTGGTCGTCGATGGCGAACTTCGAGCCAACGAGGAGGTGGAGGACCACCCGAACGCTCCTCCTCAGCGGAGTGGCCTGGCGGTGGGAACTCGGATCGAGGATCGACGCCCAAACGCTGTCTTGATTGACGATGTGCGGATTTCCAGTGGGCTTCGGGACGTCGTCACCCCACCGAGCACGGCGTTTGTGACGGATGAACAGACGATCGTGCTCTGGAATTATGATGAGTCTGAGGCCGAGTACCTGGCGCGCTGGACCCCCGGCGGCGAGACGAATCAGCGAGGACTGCCCTACCCTCACAAGTTTGGTGCCTACGAGTTTCAAGAAGATCCTGATTGGATCGACGGCCGCTGGCAAGGAACCGACAAGGGGCCATTTGTCAGCCATTCCACGCAGATCCCGCAACGACAGCTCGGGCCGAAGACGTTCACCCTGTTCCTGGGTCCGGATCGCTCGACGACCGCCGTCTTCGACCTGGAACGTTGCGGGATTGTCGCCGGGATGACCCAATCGACCTGGAAGACCGATTCCATGCGATTCGGGCTGCTTCGAAAGCCGACCCTGGAGGGATCACTGCAGAGTTATGTGTCTCCAGGGAAACTCTGGAGAACGCCTCCGAGCGACTCCCACCCCGATCCGCAGCCGGTTGATCCGAAGAACCTGGACTACCAGGGGCTAAGGTTGCATGAGAATCAGGTTGTGCTGATGTCTCGGGTGCTTGGGGGGACGGTGATCGAGGCGTGTCGGGAAGCTCGGCAGGGGGACGTGGTTGCTGTTGCTCGAATGCTCAAGGTCGATGGACTCTCCGCCCCCGCCTGGTTGACGCTCGCCGAGTGGCCGGTGCCAGCGGATGTCTGGAACGAGGAATCGTTGTCCTTCGCCACCGCCACCGCAGAGGATGGCACGGCGTACGCGATCGCCGTTCGGTCGGACCTTGGAACCACGTCGCTTGTCGTTCGGGGAGGAGATGTTTGTCTCCCCATCGGAGCGGGAACCGAGTGGTCGGGCGAGGTGTTCCTCTGGTCTGGACCGGCCGAGCAGCTCGAAGCCGTGCTTGCGATGGCACGATCAACGGAGGCGGGCGAAGCGATCGAGGAGTTGCTGAAGCCGGGGCCGCGACGGTGGGGAGATCCGATCGTCACGACCGGGACGATCGGGGCCGACGATGGTCAGTCTCCCTACGTCATTGATACCGTTACGGTTCCCTACGAGAACCCGTTTCAGGCACTGTTCTTTATCACTGCCATTGATTTCTTTCCCGATGGATCGGCCGCAGTTGCGACTGCTCACGGAGATGTCTGGATTGTTCGAGGTCTTGACCGTGATCTTCAGGCCGTGTCGTGGCAGCGGTTTGCGACGGGCCTGTACCAGCCGTTGGGATTGAAGGTGGTGAATGGCTCGGTCATCGTGCTGGGACGTGATCAACTCACGAAACTGGTTGACGAGAATGAGGACGGGGAGGCCGATCGCTACGAATCGTTTAATCACGATCTGGTCATTCAAGGGCTTGATCACGCCTACGCCATGCGGCTGGAAACAGACATCGAGGGAAATTACTACTTTCTCAAATCAGGAGCAGGTCCGCACGGAAGCGCTTTGATCAAGGTCTCGGCGGACGGATCGGAGCTTTCGGTGGTGGCCCGGGGGTTCCGGCATCCGTACGGCATGGGGATCGGCCCCGACAATCAGATTACGGTGGCCGATAACGAGGGGAACTGGGTGCCCTCATCGAAGATCGACCTGATCCGCGAAGGGGGATTTTACGGCTATCTCGCCGGTGCTCCTGAAGCGCCCGAGGGAGTCGTGCCCGATCCCCCACTCTGTTACATCCCCAAGGCGGCCGATAATTCGAGCGGCGGTCAGGTCTGGTACACCGGAGATCGTTGGGGAGACTACCATCAGAACGGCATGCTTCACCTCTCCTGGGGCCGATGCACGTTGCATGCGGTTTTGCAGGAGGTCGTTGATGGAATTCACCAGGCGGCGACGGTGCGGTTTCCAGGGCTGACCTTCCTCTCGGGCTCGGGAGAAGCGGTCTTCCACCCGATCGATGGTCAGCTTTATGTGGTGGGTCTGAACGGCTGGCAAACCGGAGCGGCCGCCGATGGCAGCCTTCAGCGCGTGCGTTACACCGGGCGCCCGATTCACATGCCGGCCGCCCTTCAGGTGTATGAAGATGGTCTGCTGCTGAGTTTCTCAGAGCCGATTGACGCGGCAACTGCTGCCGATGTGAAACGCTACCGGGCGGAACAGTGGAACTATCGGTGGTCGAGCATCTATGGATCGTTTCACTATTCGGCGAGTGACCCGGCCCGAATCGGTCACGATCCGGTCACGATTCAATCGGCGGAGCCCCAGGAGGATGGCCGGAGCGTCTTTCTTCGGATCGACGGGCTGAAACCCATCGATCAGTTCTGGCTTTCGACCGATCTGGTGGCCGAGGACCAATCTCCCCTTCGGTTCGATCTGTACGCGACGATCCACGCACTCCGGGCCTCGGAGTCGCGGTCGCCGTGA